One segment of Halobaculum sp. CBA1158 DNA contains the following:
- a CDS encoding DUF302 domain-containing protein, with protein sequence MVLPIDPGQIGQDDIGEKRTTLEMGHREAIEHVRDVFTDAGFGVPVEFSPSEMLNEKVDAGRDPYYVLGACNPEVADRALDATDNKLGALMACNVVIWEEEPDKQVVYHVSIMRIARLVGMAPDNEEMADIVADTGEFVEEAFANL encoded by the coding sequence ATGGTACTACCTATCGATCCGGGCCAGATTGGCCAAGACGACATCGGTGAAAAACGAACCACTCTTGAGATGGGCCATCGGGAAGCGATCGAACACGTCCGCGACGTGTTTACCGACGCCGGGTTCGGCGTTCCCGTGGAGTTCTCGCCCTCCGAGATGCTCAACGAGAAGGTTGACGCGGGCCGGGACCCCTACTACGTGCTCGGCGCGTGTAATCCCGAGGTCGCGGACCGCGCCCTCGATGCAACCGACAACAAACTCGGGGCGCTTATGGCCTGCAACGTCGTCATCTGGGAAGAGGAACCCGACAAACAGGTCGTGTATCATGTCTCCATCATGCGCATCGCTCGCCTCGTCGGAATGGCCCCTGACAACGAGGAGATGGCAGACATCGTCGCTGATACCGGCGAATTCGTCGAGGAGGCATTCGCAAACCTCTAA
- a CDS encoding class I SAM-dependent methyltransferase: MGYHTFDAGRADKLEDAQQRYRFLSAEELLWALSLDGGETVADFGSGTGFYTDDVAPAVDHVYAVDIQEAMHDYYREKGVPDNVELVTSGVDDLPLDTDSLDAAFSTMTYHEFAGEEALDEITRVLADDGRLVIADWAATGSGDHGPPLDERFSGAETAKHLRDAGFYIEYTAVRPETFVLIGELK, translated from the coding sequence ATGGGATATCATACGTTCGACGCCGGCCGCGCCGACAAGCTCGAAGATGCACAACAACGGTACCGGTTTCTCTCCGCGGAGGAGTTGCTCTGGGCGCTGTCACTGGACGGGGGCGAAACAGTAGCGGACTTCGGCAGCGGAACCGGATTCTACACCGACGATGTCGCACCTGCTGTCGACCACGTGTACGCCGTCGACATCCAGGAAGCGATGCACGACTACTATCGCGAGAAAGGCGTCCCCGACAACGTCGAACTCGTGACGAGCGGCGTCGACGACCTTCCGCTCGATACTGACAGTCTCGACGCAGCCTTCTCAACGATGACCTACCACGAGTTCGCTGGGGAGGAGGCGTTAGACGAGATTACTCGGGTGCTGGCGGACGACGGTCGGTTGGTCATTGCCGACTGGGCAGCAACGGGGAGTGGAGACCACGGGCCTCCGCTTGATGAACGATTCAGTGGTGCGGAAACGGCGAAGCACCTTCGAGACGCCGGATTTTACATCGAGTACACTGCCGTCCGGCCGGAGACTTTCGTGCTTATTGGCGAGCTCAAATAG
- a CDS encoding class I SAM-dependent methyltransferase, with translation MQDGAPEHPLFAAIYDPATAFAERTILRPHREYLVRDLSGTVLDLGAGTGAMFDYLPTSDETSLHAIEPDPYMRQQAVSKANARHLDIDIREAGAESLPYADNQFDTVLASMVFCTIPDIETALSEVSRVLRPGGEFRFFEHVADDGWRGRVQTVLAPLWKRLAGGCHLTRQTASRFAADSTFDIVEIDRLHLGVTPIRPFVRGTLRKRA, from the coding sequence ATGCAGGACGGAGCTCCGGAGCATCCCCTCTTTGCGGCGATATACGATCCGGCAACGGCGTTCGCCGAACGGACGATTCTCCGGCCACATCGCGAATATCTCGTTCGTGATCTCAGCGGGACTGTGCTCGATCTCGGTGCCGGAACTGGTGCGATGTTCGACTACTTGCCGACGTCGGACGAGACGTCATTACACGCGATCGAACCGGATCCGTATATGCGTCAACAGGCGGTCTCGAAGGCGAACGCCCGTCACCTCGATATAGATATTCGCGAGGCGGGTGCCGAATCACTGCCGTACGCAGACAATCAGTTCGATACCGTCCTTGCCTCGATGGTGTTCTGTACGATTCCGGATATCGAGACAGCGTTGAGTGAAGTGTCACGGGTTCTCAGACCAGGTGGTGAATTCCGATTCTTCGAGCACGTCGCCGATGATGGCTGGCGTGGGCGCGTGCAGACAGTGCTCGCACCACTCTGGAAACGGCTAGCTGGGGGCTGTCACCTGACGCGGCAGACTGCGTCGCGATTCGCAGCTGATTCGACCTTCGATATCGTCGAGATCGACCGTCTCCATCTCGGCGTGACACCGATTCGCCCGTTCGTACGAGGAACTCTTCGGAAACGGGCGTAA
- a CDS encoding helix-turn-helix domain-containing protein, which produces MADSMSEMLRQDMTCEGLLECFHGTKELDKEVFGLLVETTEPLTVDDIAEQIDRERSTAYRSVQRLMQAGFVQKEQINYDQGGYCHVYRPTDPDQIADEMQRLLNDWYAKMGQLIGEFREKYDQQGETAVAIEQ; this is translated from the coding sequence ATGGCCGATTCGATGAGTGAAATGCTCCGACAGGATATGACCTGTGAGGGGCTGTTGGAGTGTTTTCACGGCACGAAGGAACTCGACAAAGAGGTGTTCGGTCTCCTCGTTGAGACGACCGAGCCGCTCACAGTCGACGACATCGCGGAGCAGATCGACCGGGAACGGTCGACGGCATATCGCTCCGTCCAGCGGCTGATGCAGGCCGGGTTCGTCCAGAAAGAGCAGATCAACTACGACCAGGGCGGTTATTGCCACGTCTACCGGCCCACTGACCCCGACCAAATCGCCGATGAGATGCAGCGACTGCTCAACGACTGGTACGCGAAGATGGGTCAGCTGATCGGCGAATTCCGCGAAAAGTACGACCAGCAGGGCGAAACCGCGGTGGCGATCGAACAGTGA
- a CDS encoding DUF2892 domain-containing protein gives MEKNVGGLDRKVRLVLGPILVAVGVAAAAGYLDIGLAGTIGLAVTALVLVAGAIFVVTGTTQKCPANQVAGINTHDK, from the coding sequence ATGGAAAAGAACGTTGGTGGCCTCGACAGAAAAGTCAGGCTCGTCCTTGGACCGATTCTCGTTGCAGTTGGCGTCGCTGCGGCCGCGGGCTATCTTGATATCGGCCTGGCAGGCACTATCGGGCTGGCAGTCACAGCACTCGTCCTTGTTGCGGGGGCGATCTTCGTCGTTACCGGAACGACACAGAAGTGCCCGGCAAACCAGGTCGCCGGGATCAACACGCACGACAAGTAG
- a CDS encoding DUF2270 domain-containing protein yields the protein MSQPPTDPDELAGDAAVGRGLLDEEMGPSGAMAHLYRGEVHRMKLWRERLDRTTNWAVLLLAAILTWAFTTPSNPHYVLLIGNLAVGLFLVIEARRYRAYDMWRSRVRTLQRNVFAVGLDPTREPADDWRRRLAADYHQPALKISAEEAIAHRLRRVYLPLLAILNGAWVLRVTAFGPAEWPASAAVGMLPGAIVTGVVALVFAGAVFIAVRPRTWRAHDELREEALRSPHE from the coding sequence ATGAGCCAACCACCAACCGACCCGGACGAGCTGGCTGGTGATGCGGCCGTCGGTCGCGGCCTCCTCGACGAGGAGATGGGGCCGTCGGGTGCGATGGCGCACCTCTACCGGGGCGAGGTCCACCGGATGAAGTTGTGGCGCGAACGGCTGGACCGAACAACGAACTGGGCGGTGTTGCTGCTCGCGGCCATCCTAACATGGGCGTTCACGACCCCCTCGAATCCCCACTACGTCCTGCTCATCGGCAACCTCGCCGTCGGGCTCTTCCTCGTCATCGAGGCGCGCCGGTACCGTGCCTACGACATGTGGCGCTCGCGGGTGCGGACGCTCCAGCGAAACGTCTTCGCCGTCGGGCTCGACCCGACCCGAGAGCCGGCCGATGACTGGCGCCGCCGGCTCGCCGCGGACTACCACCAGCCTGCGTTGAAGATTTCCGCCGAGGAGGCGATCGCTCACCGGCTGCGGCGCGTGTATCTGCCGTTACTTGCCATTCTCAACGGTGCGTGGGTGCTGCGGGTGACGGCCTTCGGCCCCGCTGAGTGGCCGGCGAGTGCAGCGGTGGGGATGCTTCCCGGGGCTATCGTTACCGGAGTGGTCGCCCTGGTGTTCGCTGGGGCGGTGTTCATCGCTGTGCGGCCCCGGACGTGGCGAGCACATGACGAACTTCGGGAAGAGGCTCTCAGAAGCCCCCACGAATAA
- a CDS encoding helix-turn-helix domain-containing protein, with translation MVDSMSEMLRRDLECESLLDCFHGLNDLDRRVFRLLVKADEPLTVDELADAIDRERTTAYRSLQRLQEAGIVEADKRSFESGSYYHVFSPADPHEVADEMQRLLNDWYAMMGQLIAEFREKYDEFETHNERTPPPDPK, from the coding sequence GTGGTCGACTCGATGTCCGAGATGCTCCGGCGAGACCTCGAGTGTGAGTCACTGCTGGACTGCTTTCACGGCCTGAACGACCTTGACCGCCGGGTGTTCCGACTCCTCGTCAAGGCCGACGAACCCCTAACGGTGGACGAGCTCGCCGACGCAATTGACCGCGAGCGGACGACCGCGTATCGGTCCCTCCAGCGGCTGCAGGAGGCGGGGATCGTCGAAGCGGACAAGCGGAGTTTCGAGTCGGGCAGCTACTACCACGTGTTCTCGCCGGCCGACCCGCACGAGGTCGCCGACGAGATGCAGCGACTGCTCAACGACTGGTACGCGATGATGGGCCAACTCATCGCCGAGTTCCGCGAGAAGTACGACGAATTCGAGACCCATAATGAACGAACGCCGCCACCGGACCCCAAATGA
- a CDS encoding DUF6691 family protein, which translates to MSPTPEHDQHPLFLPVVFVGGLVFGVGLAVGRMARPEVVLDFLQFEDLGLLLVMGGAATVTAVTITLAVRSGRRAPLTGRQYGRRLKAFDRNVLAGGAVFGVGWGLSGICPGAAYASLGVGNLPILWAIGGMFTGAYLQGWLRTALTGTSTTTEVGT; encoded by the coding sequence GTGAGTCCCACGCCGGAGCACGACCAGCACCCGCTGTTCCTGCCGGTCGTCTTCGTCGGTGGGCTCGTATTTGGCGTCGGCCTCGCAGTCGGACGGATGGCCCGACCGGAGGTCGTCCTCGACTTCCTCCAGTTCGAGGACCTCGGCTTGCTGCTCGTTATGGGTGGGGCTGCGACTGTGACTGCCGTGACGATCACCCTCGCCGTGCGGTCCGGCCGTCGGGCACCGCTGACCGGGCGTCAGTACGGGCGACGCCTGAAGGCGTTCGACAGGAACGTCCTCGCCGGCGGCGCGGTGTTCGGCGTCGGCTGGGGACTCTCCGGTATCTGTCCGGGAGCCGCCTATGCGAGTCTCGGCGTCGGTAATCTGCCGATCCTGTGGGCGATCGGTGGGATGTTTACTGGCGCGTATCTGCAAGGCTGGCTCCGGACTGCGCTGACGGGCACCAGCACCACGACGGAGGTCGGGACATGA
- a CDS encoding YeeE/YedE family protein: MLDALFPNGWLPYLLGGVFIGLGTAVIYLATAIPAGASTFLESTLSYVSDQPRFSRYRTSRDWRVVFSVGIVIGAAAYAFTLGDGPWTTDVQPWRLAFGGLLVGVGTRIGKGCTSGHGVCGVGSGSRTSIIGVITFLAIAVGTAQLVAALGVVP; the protein is encoded by the coding sequence ATGCTCGACGCATTGTTCCCGAACGGCTGGCTCCCGTACCTGCTTGGCGGCGTCTTCATCGGCCTCGGCACCGCCGTCATCTATCTCGCGACGGCCATCCCGGCGGGCGCAAGCACGTTCCTCGAGTCCACGCTCTCGTACGTATCCGATCAGCCGCGATTCAGTCGCTATCGGACGTCTCGCGACTGGCGCGTCGTCTTCTCGGTTGGCATCGTCATCGGCGCCGCTGCCTACGCCTTCACGCTCGGTGACGGGCCGTGGACGACTGACGTCCAGCCGTGGCGGCTCGCCTTTGGTGGCCTCCTGGTCGGCGTCGGCACCCGGATCGGGAAAGGCTGTACCTCGGGCCACGGCGTCTGTGGCGTTGGCTCCGGTTCTCGAACCTCCATCATCGGCGTCATCACCTTCCTAGCGATCGCCGTCGGCACCGCGCAACTCGTCGCAGCCCTGGGGGTGGTGCCGTGA
- a CDS encoding MBL fold metallo-hydrolase: MSSTEFPETEADIEPTSPKSLKRRIDGGDRVTLLDTRAQSDFEEWHITGDTVTTINVPYFEFLDGIDDELVTDIPADEPVVVTCAKGKSSEFVAGLLADAGYNTTHLADGMRGWARLYDHTDVELSTGTLVRQYRRPSSGCLAYMVVNDGAAAVIDPLRAFVERYEADAADLGADVEYVLDTHIHADHISGLRELAAATGATAVLPAAAADRGVTYTADVRTVRDGDTLAVGEATLAVLATPGHTSGMTTYRIDEELALTGDTLFIDSVARPDLEEGDAGAQAAAEQLYETLHERLLTLPDETLVGPAHFGETTEPRSDGTYLASLGNLGEQLDLLGLDQDAFVERVLDDMPPRPANYEEIIATNLGQARADDDEAFTMELGPNNCAAGD; this comes from the coding sequence ATGAGTTCCACGGAGTTCCCGGAAACTGAGGCGGACATCGAGCCGACGAGTCCCAAATCACTCAAACGGCGCATCGACGGTGGCGACCGGGTCACCCTCCTCGATACACGCGCACAGAGCGATTTCGAAGAGTGGCACATCACCGGCGACACCGTCACGACGATCAACGTGCCGTACTTCGAGTTCCTCGACGGCATCGACGACGAGCTGGTCACCGACATCCCGGCTGATGAGCCAGTTGTGGTGACGTGTGCGAAAGGGAAGTCCAGCGAGTTCGTCGCTGGCCTGCTCGCAGACGCGGGGTACAACACCACCCACCTCGCCGACGGGATGCGCGGGTGGGCCCGGCTGTACGACCACACCGATGTCGAACTGTCGACCGGCACGCTGGTCCGTCAGTACCGCCGTCCGTCGTCCGGCTGTCTGGCCTATATGGTCGTCAACGACGGAGCTGCGGCGGTCATCGACCCGTTGCGCGCCTTCGTCGAGCGATACGAGGCCGACGCCGCCGACCTCGGGGCTGACGTCGAGTACGTCCTCGACACCCACATCCACGCCGACCACATCAGCGGCCTGCGTGAGCTGGCCGCTGCGACCGGCGCGACAGCCGTGCTCCCAGCTGCGGCCGCAGACCGGGGCGTGACTTACACCGCTGACGTGCGAACCGTTCGCGACGGCGATACGCTCGCTGTCGGTGAGGCGACGCTGGCCGTGTTGGCGACGCCGGGGCACACCTCGGGGATGACCACGTACCGAATCGACGAGGAACTCGCGCTGACTGGGGACACGTTGTTCATCGACAGCGTCGCCCGCCCCGACCTCGAGGAAGGAGATGCAGGCGCGCAGGCGGCTGCCGAGCAGCTCTACGAGACGCTCCACGAACGGCTGTTGACGCTGCCGGACGAAACGCTCGTCGGGCCGGCGCACTTCGGCGAGACCACTGAGCCACGCTCGGACGGTACGTACCTCGCGTCGCTCGGCAACCTGGGTGAACAGCTCGACTTACTCGGTCTCGACCAGGATGCATTCGTCGAGCGCGTCCTCGATGATATGCCGCCGCGCCCGGCCAACTACGAGGAGATCATCGCGACGAACCTCGGCCAGGCACGTGCGGACGACGATGAGGCGTTCACGATGGAACTGGGGCCGAACAACTGCGCGGCGGGGGACTGA
- a CDS encoding sulfurtransferase TusA family protein, which yields MDSDTPTETLDVTGESCPMPVVKTKQAVDDLDSGALLEVRATDAGSVSDIDGWAAGTPGVELIGQSEETQADKTVYVHRVRVE from the coding sequence ATGGATTCCGACACACCGACCGAAACGCTGGACGTCACCGGTGAATCGTGTCCGATGCCCGTTGTGAAGACAAAGCAAGCTGTTGACGATCTCGACAGTGGAGCGCTGCTCGAAGTCCGTGCGACGGACGCGGGGAGCGTCAGCGACATCGACGGCTGGGCAGCCGGAACGCCCGGCGTCGAGCTGATCGGCCAGTCTGAGGAGACCCAGGCCGACAAGACGGTCTATGTGCATCGGGTGCGCGTCGAATGA
- a CDS encoding DsrE/DsrF/DrsH-like family protein — translation MSTDTETEVTDEHPDGSATRIEELEARIETLEAEMDATAGTEMGDEKSMVIVATKGTLDMAYPPLILASTAAAFGWDVTVFHTFWGLDILHEEQSADLKLSAVGNPNMSVPNAVAALPGMDRLATTMMERRIADNDVATIDELLETSLEMGVDLQACQMTMDLMDYDDNAFHEGVTVGVGAATALSEMADADVQLLV, via the coding sequence ATGAGTACTGACACCGAGACCGAGGTGACTGACGAGCACCCTGACGGTTCAGCGACCCGTATTGAAGAGCTGGAAGCCCGTATTGAAACGTTGGAGGCCGAGATGGATGCAACTGCCGGGACCGAGATGGGCGACGAGAAGTCGATGGTCATCGTGGCGACGAAGGGGACCCTCGACATGGCCTATCCGCCGCTGATCCTCGCCTCGACCGCGGCAGCATTCGGCTGGGATGTCACCGTCTTCCATACCTTCTGGGGGCTGGACATCCTCCACGAAGAGCAGTCGGCGGACCTCAAGCTGTCCGCGGTCGGGAATCCGAATATGTCGGTGCCGAACGCCGTGGCGGCGTTACCCGGGATGGACCGGTTGGCGACGACGATGATGGAGCGACGGATCGCCGACAACGACGTGGCGACCATCGACGAGTTGCTCGAAACGTCGCTGGAGATGGGGGTCGACCTCCAAGCCTGTCAGATGACGATGGACCTGATGGACTACGACGACAACGCGTTCCACGAGGGCGTCACGGTCGGCGTCGGTGCCGCGACCGCGCTCTCGGAGATGGCCGACGCCGATGTCCAACTGCTCGTATAG
- a CDS encoding DUF6735 family protein: MGHRALVAYERTDGQYTLHYSHWGAANLKLKHRISAESPFGGDDTDSKWAKQLLAELADGLEADAVDGYLAGEDRPSTVVEPKPRATGLTLDEIVADHLDYLHHEAFFGVSTTFEVTAYRTLWFGLQYDSETVEQGETVGNGALATVRWYDGEPVGDGHLQGQFAALKDVVGDMLDKGVFTPSTARQYLKRKLAERVGDRQELLIPTGESPFEKASLSKP; the protein is encoded by the coding sequence ATGGGTCACCGCGCACTCGTTGCGTACGAACGGACAGACGGACAGTACACGCTCCACTACAGCCATTGGGGCGCAGCGAACCTGAAGCTCAAGCACCGAATCTCGGCTGAATCGCCGTTCGGTGGCGACGACACCGACTCCAAGTGGGCGAAACAGCTGCTGGCTGAACTAGCCGATGGCCTTGAGGCAGATGCCGTCGACGGCTACCTGGCCGGCGAGGATCGACCGTCGACGGTCGTCGAGCCGAAGCCCCGCGCCACCGGGCTCACCCTCGACGAGATCGTCGCGGATCATCTCGACTATCTCCACCACGAGGCGTTCTTCGGGGTGTCGACGACGTTCGAGGTGACCGCGTATCGGACGCTGTGGTTTGGGCTCCAGTACGACTCGGAGACAGTCGAACAGGGAGAGACAGTCGGGAACGGCGCGCTCGCGACGGTGCGCTGGTACGACGGCGAGCCGGTCGGCGACGGCCACCTGCAGGGACAGTTCGCGGCCCTCAAAGACGTCGTCGGCGATATGCTCGACAAGGGCGTCTTCACGCCGTCGACGGCGAGGCAGTACCTGAAACGGAAGCTGGCCGAGCGAGTCGGAGACCGACAGGAGCTGCTCATTCCGACCGGGGAATCACCCTTCGAGAAGGCGAGTCTCAGCAAGCCGTAA
- a CDS encoding helix-turn-helix domain-containing protein has protein sequence MRELVFALEYEPGCNRVADALADHPDARVRSLSLHATAERLWRVDHATGSPDALDAIEDAFRTSDYYADCLATEDCNATQTTRVLDRMDDTLVLYSDWERTPSCASVPHIARDHLGDGVLFETRHEGHHYTWRLIHSGEGDVSAFFDALKIAVGDCAQMEMLRTADTTASGEGVDETQSDMSPKQEAALQAAVEHGYYESPREVDVGELAEHLNVPRSTLTYRLRRAEEHLAKQHVAGERLPEEPPATR, from the coding sequence ATGCGCGAACTCGTCTTCGCTCTCGAATACGAGCCCGGCTGCAACAGGGTGGCGGACGCCCTCGCCGACCACCCTGACGCCCGTGTCCGGTCGCTCTCGCTGCACGCCACTGCCGAGCGTCTCTGGCGGGTTGACCACGCTACCGGCAGCCCGGATGCCCTTGACGCCATCGAGGACGCGTTTCGCACCAGCGACTACTACGCCGACTGTTTGGCTACCGAGGACTGCAATGCCACCCAGACCACCCGCGTTCTCGACCGCATGGACGACACGCTCGTCCTCTACTCCGACTGGGAGCGAACCCCTTCCTGCGCGTCCGTCCCCCACATCGCCCGCGACCACCTCGGCGACGGCGTGCTGTTTGAGACTCGTCACGAGGGCCACCACTACACGTGGCGACTCATCCACTCCGGAGAGGGCGACGTGTCCGCGTTCTTCGACGCCCTCAAAATCGCCGTCGGGGACTGCGCCCAGATGGAGATGCTCCGAACCGCGGACACAACGGCGTCGGGGGAAGGAGTCGACGAGACGCAAAGTGACATGTCTCCGAAGCAAGAGGCCGCGCTTCAGGCAGCCGTCGAACACGGATACTACGAGTCCCCACGTGAGGTCGACGTCGGCGAACTGGCCGAGCATCTCAACGTGCCGCGGTCGACGCTCACCTACCGGCTCCGCCGGGCGGAGGAACACTTGGCGAAGCAGCACGTCGCCGGGGAACGATTGCCCGAAGAGCCCCCAGCAACACGCTGA
- a CDS encoding cation-translocating P-type ATPase, with translation MTENPDTAGETSGGGQRRELTARLVVPEMDCPSCAQKVDKSLQRVDGITDATLQPTTGTANVTYDPDRTSEADVVKAIEGAGYEVVGGSDAEGDDEDNQAADGVDIAPPSEVWTSPRAKKTWLGAAFLTVGLLFEFFLAGQNIAIASVLEYPLHIADVLFLGAVAASGIPVVRSGYYSAKNRSLDIDLLMGTAIIAATGIGYFVEAATLAVLFSIAELLEDYAMDRARDSLRELMELSPDEATVLRDGEEVTVPAEEVEVGETVVVRPGDKIPLDGTVIDGESAVDQSPITGESVPVDKAAGDEVYAGSINEEGYLEFEATSAASESTLSQIIEMVQGAQAKKTESEQFVDQFAGYYTPLVVVLAILTAAIPPLVIADPVSVDLAGYGFTFAGDWQAWFIRGLTLLVIACPCAFVISTPVSVVSGITSAAKNGVLIKGGNHLEAMGEVDAIALDKTGTLTKGELAVTDVVALGGTNDETVLQHAAALEQRSEHPIAEAILERAEKDAGDDVPSIEKFESITGKGISADIDGETYYAGKPALFEELGFDLSHAHLRADGGAVAEVAHEQCEREDCADLEDGAISRFENEGKTVVLVGTDTELIGIIAIADEVRPAAERAVARLHELGVAHVVMLTGDNEGTARAIAEQVGVDEYRAELLPDEKVDAVEALQAEYGDVAMVGDGINDAPALATAEVGIAMGAAGTDTAIETADIALMGDDISKLPYLYGLSHTANGVIRQNIWSSLGVKALLALGVPLGLVSVAVAVIVGDMGMSLGVTGNAMRLSRIAPERMDSKTGQETGA, from the coding sequence ATGACAGAGAATCCGGACACAGCGGGGGAGACGAGCGGCGGCGGGCAGCGGCGGGAGCTGACCGCTCGCCTCGTCGTCCCCGAGATGGACTGTCCCTCTTGCGCCCAAAAGGTGGACAAGAGCCTCCAGCGTGTCGACGGCATTACTGACGCCACGCTCCAGCCGACCACCGGCACAGCCAACGTCACGTACGACCCTGATCGGACTAGCGAAGCCGACGTCGTCAAGGCGATTGAAGGCGCCGGCTACGAGGTCGTCGGGGGCTCGGACGCCGAGGGCGATGATGAGGACAACCAGGCGGCCGATGGCGTCGACATCGCACCACCATCGGAGGTCTGGACGAGTCCTCGCGCGAAGAAGACGTGGCTCGGCGCGGCGTTCCTCACCGTCGGGCTCCTCTTCGAGTTCTTCCTCGCAGGACAGAACATCGCCATCGCAAGTGTCCTCGAGTACCCGCTCCACATCGCGGATGTCCTGTTCCTCGGCGCCGTCGCGGCCAGTGGCATCCCGGTCGTCCGTAGCGGGTACTACTCCGCGAAGAACCGGAGTCTGGACATCGACCTGCTAATGGGGACGGCCATCATCGCCGCGACCGGTATCGGCTACTTCGTCGAGGCGGCGACGCTGGCCGTCCTATTCAGCATCGCCGAGCTGCTCGAGGACTATGCGATGGACAGGGCACGGGACTCCCTGCGCGAGCTGATGGAACTCTCGCCCGACGAGGCGACCGTCCTTCGCGATGGTGAGGAAGTCACGGTGCCCGCCGAGGAGGTGGAGGTGGGCGAGACCGTGGTTGTTCGCCCCGGTGACAAGATTCCGCTCGACGGGACGGTCATCGACGGCGAGAGTGCAGTCGACCAGTCGCCGATCACGGGCGAGAGCGTCCCCGTCGACAAGGCTGCCGGCGACGAAGTGTACGCGGGCAGCATCAACGAGGAAGGATACCTCGAGTTCGAGGCCACTTCGGCCGCCTCGGAGTCGACGCTCTCGCAGATCATCGAGATGGTGCAGGGCGCACAGGCGAAGAAGACCGAGTCCGAGCAGTTCGTCGACCAGTTCGCCGGCTACTACACACCCCTCGTCGTCGTGCTGGCAATCCTGACCGCCGCTATCCCGCCGCTGGTTATCGCTGATCCGGTGTCGGTGGACCTAGCCGGTTACGGGTTCACCTTCGCGGGCGACTGGCAGGCGTGGTTCATTCGGGGGCTTACTCTGCTGGTGATCGCCTGCCCGTGTGCGTTTGTCATCTCGACCCCAGTCTCCGTGGTGTCGGGGATCACCAGTGCCGCGAAGAACGGTGTCCTCATCAAAGGCGGCAACCACCTCGAAGCGATGGGCGAGGTGGACGCCATCGCCCTCGACAAGACTGGTACCCTCACCAAGGGCGAACTCGCGGTCACGGACGTCGTAGCGCTTGGCGGTACGAACGACGAGACGGTACTCCAGCACGCGGCTGCACTCGAGCAGCGAAGCGAACACCCAATCGCCGAGGCGATACTCGAACGCGCCGAAAAGGATGCCGGCGATGACGTGCCGAGTATCGAGAAATTCGAGAGCATCACCGGAAAGGGGATCAGCGCAGACATCGACGGCGAGACGTACTATGCAGGCAAGCCCGCCCTCTTCGAGGAGTTGGGTTTCGACCTGTCGCACGCCCACCTCCGTGCCGACGGCGGCGCAGTCGCCGAAGTGGCCCACGAGCAGTGCGAACGCGAGGACTGTGCCGACCTCGAGGACGGCGCGATCTCGCGGTTCGAGAATGAGGGGAAGACGGTCGTCCTCGTCGGCACGGATACCGAATTGATCGGCATTATCGCCATTGCCGACGAGGTGCGGCCGGCCGCCGAACGGGCGGTCGCACGGCTGCACGAACTCGGCGTCGCGCACGTCGTGATGCTGACCGGCGACAACGAGGGGACGGCCCGTGCGATCGCCGAACAGGTCGGCGTCGACGAGTATCGCGCAGAACTATTGCCCGACGAGAAGGTCGATGCCGTGGAGGCGTTACAGGCGGAGTACGGCGACGTGGCGATGGTCGGCGACGGCATCAACGACGCGCCCGCGCTGGCGACCGCTGAGGTCGGCATCGCGATGGGCGCGGCCGGAACGGACACCGCAATCGAGACCGCCGACATCGCGCTGATGGGCGACGACATCAGCAAGCTGCCGTATCTCTACGGGCTGTCGCACACGGCGAACGGCGTGATCCGCCAGAACATCTGGTCGAGCCTCGGCGTGAAGGCCCTGCTTGCACTCGGCGTCCCGCTGGGACTGGTGAGCGTCGCGGTCGCGGTCATCGTCGGCGACATGGGGATGAGCCTCGGCGTCACCGGGAACGCGATGCGGTTGTCACGAATCGCGCCTGAACGCATGGACAGTAAGACTGGCCAAGAAACGGGTGCCTGA